A genomic window from Vitis riparia cultivar Riparia Gloire de Montpellier isolate 1030 chromosome 16, EGFV_Vit.rip_1.0, whole genome shotgun sequence includes:
- the LOC117933198 gene encoding malate dehydrogenase, cytoplasmic-like, producing the protein MGGGTGSSEAPMIARRWRLGADQPMILYMLDIPPTAKGVVAITDVVEACTVDNVAVMVVGWLLLTRQIQIALILKEFAPSIPEKSISCLKV; encoded by the exons ATGGGTGGAGGAACTGGCAGTAGTGAGGCTCCCATGATTGCTAGGAGATGGAGGTTGGGTGCTGATCAGCCTATGATTCTGTACATGCTAGATATCCCTCCTACTGCAAAG GGTGTTGTTGCTATAACCGATGTTGTTGAGGCATGCACTGTGGACAATGTTGCTGTCATGGTTGTTGGCTGGTTGTTGCTAACCCGGCAAATACAAATTGCCTTAATCCTGAAGGAATTTGCACCATCAATTCCTGAGAAAAGCATTAGTTGTTTGAAAGTCTGA